One Diadema setosum unplaced genomic scaffold, eeDiaSeto1 scaffold_68, whole genome shotgun sequence genomic window carries:
- the LOC140245935 gene encoding tetratricopeptide repeat protein 41-like, whose amino-acid sequence MEKSRPEIPKSIRPFISSTFLDFQEERGHLQRYVFPKLNSICQARGTYFAPVDLRWGINDEQAQSGNAVALCLEYVNRCSPFFICLLGERYGTHRPADAKLLPSSLDKLPKNVSWLDRNYLVAASKGYDWVLQEAYQHCSVTELEIIQAAFLNDNKLCRFYIRDVKHTEDKFLGLPESVRQKELKVGDYEA is encoded by the coding sequence TCGAGGCCCGAAATCCCGAAATCCATCCGACCCTTCATCAGCTCCACCTTCTTGGATTTCCAGGAGGAGAGAGGACATCTCCAACGCTACGTCTTCCCCAAACTCAACTCCATCTGCCAAGCCCGCGGGACCTACTTTGCCCCCGTCGACCTGCGTTGGGGGATTAATGATGAACAGGCCCAATCCGGCAACGCAGTGGCGCTCTGTCTCGAGTATGTGAACCGCTGCAGCCCGTTCTTTATCTGCCTCCTCGGGGAACGATACGGCACGCACAGGCCCGCGGACGCCAAGCTGCTCCCCTCTTCCCTTGACAAGCTTCCAAAGAATGTCTCGTGGCTGGATCGAAACTATCTTGTTGCGGCCAGCAAAGGGTACGATTGGGTCCTGCAGGAAGCCTATCAGCATTGCAGCGTCACCGAGCTTGAGATCATTCAGGCGGCCTTCTTGAATGACAACAAGTTATGTCGTTTCTACATCCGCGATGTCAAACACACTGAAGACAAATTTCTTGGTCTGCCTGAAAGTGTCCGTCAAAAAGAATTAAAGGTGGGTGATTATGAAGCGTga